From Hydra vulgaris chromosome 07, alternate assembly HydraT2T_AEP, a single genomic window includes:
- the LOC136082691 gene encoding uncharacterized protein LOC136082691 codes for MQVLKQKDTLSINVTGSKRVIRPTKNRVNISTESGPSPASVTQPSPSTVSVDQPEINLNASFNDLMPSPAKKKNMAMVGRKKSFNYVAKALTKEDFQSSTSKAVNNKNKGKGKANVSKDLKKDYSQSSTSKAVNKKNKGKGKPSAKKSKSVSVDVNDWFCLLCQQQSVESMRQCCKCKVWYHEACMGYDSEDEEELVCPFCEE; via the coding sequence ATGCAAGTGTTGAAACAAAAGGATACATTATCGATAAACGTAACAGGTTCAAAGCGGGTAATAAGGCCCACTAAAAATCGGGTGAATATATCGACTGAATCTGGTCCTTCACCAGCTTCAGTCACCCAACCCAGTCCCTCAACAGTTTCAGTCGATCAACCTGAAATTAATCTTAATGCAAGTTTCAATGATTTAATGCCGAGTCctgctaaaaagaaaaatatggcTATGGTCGGtcgcaaaaaaagttttaactatgTTGCTAAAGCCCTAACGAAAGAAGATTTTCAATCTTCTACTTCTAAAGCtgttaataataagaataaggGCAAAGGAAAAGCAAATGTTTCTAAAGACCTGAAAAAAGATTATTCTCAATCTTCCACTTCtaaagctgttaataaaaagaataaaggcAAAGGAAAACCAAGTGCAAAGAAAAGTAAGTCTGTAAGTGTGGATGTGAATGATTGGTTTTGTTTGTTATGCCAGCAACAGTCTGTAGAAAGTATGCGACAATGTTGTAAATGTAAAGTATGGTACCACGAGGCGTGCATGGGGTATGATTCTGAAGATGAGGAAGAATTAGTATGTCCATTCTGCGaagaataa